The following is a genomic window from Theobroma cacao cultivar B97-61/B2 chromosome 10, Criollo_cocoa_genome_V2, whole genome shotgun sequence.
CTGTTTATTCTTtcccttttaatttttacaaattgtGCGTGGTGTATATGTCTTTTAACGAGGTATAACTTTATGATGCAGACATATTTACACAACTGCACTTGATGTGCTTGGGAAAGCAAGGAGACCTGTGGAAGCTCTTAACATATTTCATTCAATGCAGGTAATACACTTCAATTCCCATCTATATGGCTCATGAAATGCATTTAGCTTGATGAAAGGTTTATTTGactctactttttttttcctcccaATCTACTGCAGCAACAAATGGCTTCATATCCTGACATAGTCGCTTATCATTCCATTGCTGTCACTCTTGGGCAAGCTGGGCATATGAGGGAACTCTTTCATGTTATTGATAGCATGCGATCTCCTCCCAAGAAGAAATTCAAGACAGGGCTAATTGGAAAGTGGGACCCGAGATTAGAGCCTGATATTGTGGTTTACAATGCTGTCAGTAATAAGTATTAGTATACCTAAATACTATCATCTTCAGAAACCGATTAGTCATCTTTGGTTTGATTTTATGCAGTATTATAGGTGCATATAAAGAAtgatcatatttttcttgtgTATGCAGGTCCTAAATGCATGTGCTCGGCGGAAACAGTGGGAGGGGGCATTTTGGGTTTTGCAGCAGTTAAAGCAACAACACTTACAGCCTTCCGCTACGACTTATGGACTTGTAATGGAGGtgattaaaattacaaaacttattttaattataggTTCAGGTTTTTGTATTATAAAGTGATAATAATTATTGCAACATTTTGGATGATTGTGTACATTTCTTAAATTGCAAGTGGAAGTGCCTTCAACATTTCGAAGTTTCTTGAAGATAACATCCAATGACATCAAACTAGTTTTGTTTTAAGAACTCTTACTAGCAAGCAAAAATATGGTTTTAAGGAGTAGCAGTGTATTGTTGCAGGAATGAGTTTCTAGCATGAGTTGTCATGGCTATATTCTCTAGGATCACAACATAACATTGAACTAGGAAATGACTTCTCTGCAGTTTGTGAtattatgttgttaaatggaTTCTCTTTGTGATAAAATAGTAcaactttttttgttttgtgtaGGTGATGTTTGCATGTGGCAAATACAACTTGGTTCATGAGTTTTTCAGGAAAATTGAGAAATCTTCTATGCCAAATGCTTTGACTTATAGAGGTATTTATTGTCATCTATTTTGTCATGGTTCCGTAAGAATGTTTTTTGAAAGTTGACTTCGCGTTATTTTCAGTTCTTGTAAATACCCTTTGGAAGGAAGGTAAGATAGATGACGCTGTATTGGCTGTTCAAGGTATGGAAAAAAGAGGAATTGTAGGTTCTGCTGCTCTTTATTATGACCTTGCTCGCTGTCTTTGTAGTTCTGGAAGGTGCCAGGAAGCACTGATGCaggtatttctttttaatgcttAATTTGTTTAGtgcatttattttatttgtgcttGTCACCATTTGAAGCAATTTCTGCTCATGCCTTCTACATTTATTCTTGGAAAAGTTATTTATGAGTATTTAGGAGCTTGAAGAAATTTACAGTTGAAAGAATATGCAATAAACTATTGAGGTAATGTCTATCACTTAACCAAAACATTGGCTAATGCGTTATTGCATTTTGTCTCTTACAGATTGAGAAAATATGCAAGGTTGCTAGTAAACCTCTGGTGGTAACTTATACTGGTTTAATTCAAGCATGTCTAGACTCTGGAAACATTCAAAATGGGGCATACATCTTCAATGAAATGCAGAACTTTTGCTCTCCAAATCTTGTCACTTGCAACATCATGCTAAAAGCTTATCTGGatcatatattatttgatCAAGCGAAAGATCTCTTTCAGAAGATGTTAGAagatgcaaatcaaatcagcAGTAAATCTGATTATTTGCATCGAGTGATACCTGATAGTTATACGTTCAATATCATGTTAGATGCATGCGTTCAACAGAAGAGGTGGGATGAGTTTGAGCGTGTCTATAGAAAGATGTTGCACCATGAATTTCACTTCAATGCAAAACGTCATCTCCACATGATACTGGATGCTGCCAGAGCTGGAAAGGTCCTTACAAAATTTGTCCATGATTAGAATGTTTCAAACAACcttgcttttatttttggcCAAGGGTTATTGAGACCTGTTAACATTTGCAGGGGGAACTAATTGAAACAACTTGGGAGCACATGGCAAGGGCTGATAGGACCCCTCCTCTGCCTCTGATCAAAGAAAGATTTTGCATGaagttggagaaaaatgactaCATTTCTGCTCTTTCATGTATTACCATCCATCCTTTGAGGGAGTTACAGGCATTTTCCAAGTCAGCATGGTCTAACTTTTTCAAGGACAATGCCTCTCGTTTCCGGAAGGATATTATTGTAGGATTAGTTGATGAGGTGGAGAACATTCTTGGCAGAAGTGATTCACCAAACCCAATTCTTCACAACCTACTAACATCTTCTAAAGAATTTTTGAGGACTCATTGGACATCTGCTGATGCCAATCTAACACAAACTGTTTGTACAGTCGAATCTACTAAACCTTTCTAAATCTCCATGAAATGTacctttttatataaaattgatCTTGTCCAGTGTGGCATGTAGATGTCAATTTTTACAGCACTTGGATCATGAGTGAAGAAATGAATCTATCGGCAAGACATACCAGCAAGGAAAGATTGAATTGCTGTTGTGATACGTGTTCACTGGCTACCTGCATGAGTTACTTTCTTGCATTATTAATGGCATCTAATCTAAAGACTACTCGAACTCATTGCTTCTTTGTTTTCAGAATACACATTCAAGCTGCTCCATTCACATTCAACAATTTCTGGCAAGATGACAATGTGTCATTGGATTGTGATTTAAACAACAATGTCGTatcatgtttttgttcttctaatGAATTGAAACAATATACTATAtcttttattagaaattattTGTTGAATGTCACCAAACTATGTGAGCATAGAGACTGTCTACCTTTTCCCCTTTTGGTAAAAGATCTGCTGCCTTGTCCTTAATAAAGAAGTACTCTTTCCCTTCCTTTTTCtgatttatctttttttttttttataatatttttagatatttaatatttttatttttattataaatttttttactttttcatatTGTAATAAATATCTATTATATTATAactcttttcaattttaatataaaatatatcaagATTAAAGacttttatcttaattttcatgaaaaattaaagcatgaaaataatcaatttacATTGTCAAACATGAGAAGAAAGAATTGTACTACAAGTTATCTtcaaacttctttcaaaaggaaataaaaagggGAACTTCACCAAGAAGGAGATACATGGTAATagtataaaaaagaaaaagaaataataatttgtaaaatctTCCGCGCACCCGAAACTAATAAACCTgtctgtatatatatatatgcttgcAATCGCATCTGACAAAACCGCTAAAGCTCTCTGCTCTTTCACCCAAGTGTGTGTTCGTTACTTCTCGTCTCTTCTCCAGAGAATCTCTGTTCTAATATCAGACAAGAGACAAGCTTCGTTTTTCGAAACAACCCATCCTTCTAATTTGTCTTCTGCTTCTTGTTTTCTGTGTTCCTTCATTAAAAGCTtcgtttttttctttttgggttgGAGAGTTGCATATTGAGTGATCAAGGGGCGATGGGCAATTGGAGATATCGACCGCACCGAAGATTTTACCGCCAAGATAGAGCTCCTAAATACCCTCCTTCTTATCATGAACCTGAACCTTCTGTTTCTGGTACTCCTCCTATTTCTTTTACATACGTATAACTGTACTGTTTTATGATTCTATGCACATTGTGTTTTCAATCTTTTCTGTGAATTTGGTTTTCTATAGTTGTTGGTTTTACTtgaattctctctttcttacattaaattgtgatttttttacataattttattgattaaataGATTCCAGAACAAGTTGCAAGCATTAAACGTTGTATGTCTTTGGTATTTGAAGATGCTACACAATTGATACAGCATCGAATCGGGGTCATGCTTTAAGGGAAGGAAAGAATGATTCACAGAAAGGGAGGACTGTAGATGGAAAAGAAATTAACTTTCTTTGTTTGACCATTAGGTGTATTTTTGGCATATTCCATAGAATTATAAATTGGTTTTGGAATGCATGAAAGATATTACAAGTTACTAAACTTATATGATTTACATGTTATTCCTAATTTATTAGTAATTGCCTGTTtgattttaacttaaaattttgttgcATGGGCTTTAGCCGCTGGACTATTCTCATTAGTTTTCTGTTAATGGCTATATTTACCAATCAAATATTGGACATGGCATTTACTATTTTCATTACTGTCTACATTCCGTTTTGCAATGTGTGTGATTCTTTTCTAAttgtatttttcttctcttagaGTTTTGGAATGATGGTGTGCCTTTGTGGGAGAAGAAATTCTGCACTTTAGTTGGATTGGTATCATGGCGGAAGATTGTTGATGCCAAGAAGTTCATGTGCTACAATGAGAATGTGCTCAATTGGGATGACTCAGCTGGAGAAGAAGCATTTCAAAATGCAAAAAAGCGCTATTGGGCAGAGATTAATGGCCTCGCCTGTGACATTCCTACTCCTGATCCAGATGTTTttattgatcaaataaattgGAATCCTAATATCGATCCTGAATTGATTATGGATTTAGAACAAGAATACTTTGCTGCCAAAGACAAAGATGGCAAGGTAGTACATGAAAACAAAACTGCAATGAACCTTTCATCTGCTCCTTCAGAAGGGTGTAATGCAAACCCTTATAAAGTTGAGAATCCTTGGGAATGTAACAACGATATTCAGGGTAATAGTGGTTTAAAGGATCTTGTAGGCTGGGGCCAGCCGGTTAGTAAAGTTGATGGCTCTAGGAATTTAAATAGTAATGGAAATGATCCCTGGGATAATGGCATTACTCAGGGAAATGAAAGTGGAAAGCACAACTCATGGGGAGATTATGGGTCAAGGGATTGGAATACCGGCAACAATTCATGGGGCCATAGCTGTCAAGGCATTGGCTCTGGGAAGGATGATGGATGGGGAGACTTCAAACGGAATTCTTGCCGAAGGAACCAGCAGTATAAAAGGTTGCCTAATGGGGATAATTCATGGGACCGTAGTTTTGTTCAACACAATGGAGCTGCAAAGGATCAGGGGTGGGGAGATTATGGGAGAAATTCATGGGGTTGGAAACAGTGGGAGAACAAGAATATTGGGTCAAGAAAGGTGGACTTCAGAAAAAATAGCAGCAGTGGTGGAGCGTGGCATGGTGGTTCCCGGAAGAGGGAAAGTTCTCATCAGTATATATCTGGTTACAATAGCCACAGGTTCCAACGAGATGATAATCAGACAAGTCATTGCTGGAGGAATGGGAAACCTACGAAGAGGGTTAGCTTTGCGCTTGAGTAGCCAATGTTGCTGACCAAAAACTGCTTTCTGGATGCTACCAGATTCTCTGTCCATCAAGCCATTAATACCTTTTCACTTCATTTATGGTCTCATGAGCAGGGATGATGGTGTCCTTTTGTGCAGTTCATTCAACAGCAGAGCATATAATAGTGAACCTTTCCCTGCGTTTCAAAAGAGCACGGGCGGTTCATGCATTTACCTTTTGTTAAAATAGGCGTCTTTGTTTTGATACATGAGAGAAAATTTGCCTCGAGCAGTGCTATTCTTTTTAGTAATGTTCCACCGTGATAAATAGCTATGGTTCTTATGGAGCAAGGGTGTTGGTATAACCATTATGCTTCTTCATTTGTAATTGCTCAACTTGATTGTGAACTTGCATAATTGCAGGTACCTAGTTTTGGTCAGTCATTTTCTAGGAGCCTCAGTAACACACCTGATTTCATGAAGTAATTACtatttagaaaagaaaatggtcCACATATCTAAATTGCAACATTGAATGATTGAAAAGGGTTATTGCTGGCGTCAATAGGATTTCAGTTCCTAACAATCTACCCAACGCTGTTGTCCTTTTTGACAAGTAAACCAGAAGACTTATTAAGCATGAGAATAATACAACTGGGCTGCCAAGATGGTAGGCTGGCGACTAATTCAAAGGCAATTACAACACTACTACAGGCAACCCACAGATTCATAAGGGCTCAGCACTTAACAGGCGTATTTTGCCTTCGTCCAATCTAAACATGTTCAGCTTCAAAGTCCTCTTGCTCATTTTGGCTTGCCTTTGGATATCTGACGCTGCAACAGACACGCTCAGCCTAGGTGATAAGCTCAATTCATCTGATCATCTTGTTTCCAAAAGTGGAAATGTCACCTTAGGCTTCTACAAACAAGAGTATGATGCAACTTGGGGTGACAAAGGCTTCGGGTATTATTTAGCTTTGCGGTACACTGAAGACACGTTAAACCATCCCATCTGGTTGGCCAACCGAGACGACCCCATCGCAGATGACTCCGGAGTTCTCATCATAGACAACACCGGACTCAAAATTACACACGCCGGTGGGAATCCTTTCCTACTTTTCTCACTGCAGTCTACCGCTGCCACCAACATAAAGCTCGTCTTAGAAGATTCTGGGAATCTTATTTTGCAAGATGAAGACTCTAACGGGCCGGAAAACAGAATACTATGGGAAAGCTTTGATTATCCAACTGATACTTTTCTGCCTGGGATGAAATTGGGGGTCAGCCGTGGAAGAAACCGGTCGCTTACATCTTGGTTGACTCAATCAATCCCAGCTCCTGGAGCGTTTACCCTGGAGTGGAATCCTGTAGCAGGGGGGTTAGTTGTTCGGCTCAAAGACAGGGTTTTATGGACTACTGGTGAgagttttgaaaatattctCCCCCTGGATCCACTGAACATGAACTACAATTTCACTAATGTTTCTAACGTTGATGAGCAATATCTTTATTATACGCTTCTAATTGGTGAATATACTCCTGAAGATGGGAGGAAAAACGCAAGGTTGGTGTTGTTGGACGATGGGAGTTTGGAATGTGAAAGTAGGTTATACCTATTTAATTCAGGAACTTGTGCCGGTGATATCACAGAGAATGGTTGCGTGAGATGGGAAGGGCCAAAGTGCAGAAGCAATGGAGATAAGTACGAAAAAATATCTATCATACCTACACATAAAAATTCGATAAATAATACACTTCTGGGGAACAATAGTCTTTCCCTAAACGACTGTAAGGACATTTGCTGGAAAGATTGTGGATGTTTGGGAGTCAACGAACAGATGGTCCTTGGTTGCCAGTTTCTTTCAGGGCCTTACATCCAAGGTGGGTTGGATGCAACTTCATATCAAATCATAACTCGTCACCGTTCAAGTAAGTTTAATCTTGGTCTATCCTTAATATCACTCTTGTTGAGCTCAATTTCTTCATTCTTGGTTCCATCATATCATCTTTTAATATTGTTAGATGGTACAAAGCAATCATACACAATACTGTTCTCCTTGTACATTGATGCAGAGTCAAAAAGTTGGATATGGATTTTAATATCTATAGCGATCGCTCTAATGATCACAATACTGCTCGGCATCCTGTTTTAtttgagaagaagaagaagaacaagaatgGAAGGTAAAATTCCGCAAACTAAAAATTGACTGAAACGTAGGGGAGTAACATGATTTTTTCATAGTGCTCATCATTTCTGTAACTTCAACTTGCTTTGAACAGAGGAGTTTCTGCTTGATCTAATGACATCAGATAGAGCAAGTGACATAAGCGAGCTTCACACTGGAAATCATGGTCACAATCTAAACATATATACCGCAGCATTTATCATGTCTGCCACAAATTGCTTCTCACCAGAAAATTTGCTTGGAAAAGGTGGTTTTGGACCCGTTTTCAAGGTGCCTGCCTGAAGCAAACCAGTGAGAATCATTTCATTACTCTCTTTCTAAACATTCTATCTTAACTGATAATTACTCGTTTATTAACATGCCAGGGGACATTCCCTGATGGACAAGAAGTAGCAATAAAGAGATTATCAAGAGGATCAGGACAAGGGCTTGTGGAGTTCAAGAATGAGCTCATACTGATAGCTAAACTGCAACACACAAATCTAGTGAGGCTGTTGGGCTTTTGTGTTCAAGGGGAAGAGAAAATGCTGGTCTATGAGTACATGCCTAATAAAAGCTTGGACTCTTTTATCTTTGGTTAGCAACAGTTGCACTCTTATTTCATAGACTGCCAAAATTTCATGTCATGCCTTTAATGCCTTTAATGCCTTTTGTTTAACAGATGAATCAAAAAGGAAGCTATTGGATTGGAATAAGAGGTTTAGCATTATTGAAGGGATAGCTCAAGGATTACTTTACCTTCATAAATACTCTAGACTAAGGATAATTCACAGAGATTTGAAGGCAAGTAACATATTGCTTGATGAGAACATGAATCCGAAGATATCAGATTTTGGGATGGCAAGGATTTACAAAACAAACGAAGCTCAATCAAATACTAACAGAATCGTCGGTACATAGTAAGTAGAACATTTATTATACTCATTATTTACCAACAAGAACATGTTAAATAACCTTATTACAAATGAATGCAGTGGTTATATGTCTCCAGAATATGCAATGGATGGTATATTCTCTGTAAAATCTGATGTTTACAGTTTCGGAGTGATGGTGCTGGAAGTCGTCAGTGGCCGCAAGAACACCAGCACTTTTCACTTTGACCGCCCACTTAACCTTGTTGGATATGTAAGTTCATGTCAAACCCTTACGGTAGGTAGCTTTACGTTTTGAAACAAAACATGCCATTCTGACATTTAAACTGCGAAATGATTATGTCAGGCATGGGAGTTATGGAAACATGGTGCGGCATTAGAATTGGTGAATCCAACTTTAAGCGACTCATGTTCTAAACCCCAGGTTTTAAGGTGCATCACTTTGGGTTTGCTATGCGTGGAGGATAGTCCACTCGATAGGCCGACCATGTCCGATGTCATTTCTATGCTGACCGGAGAAATGCAACTACCGCTGCCGAAGAACCCTGCATTTTCCACAGGAAGAAGAATCATAGAAACAAACGTGGAGGAGAAGGAGTTTGAAAATTACTCACTGAACGGCCTATCCATGTCTGTGATGGATCCAAGATGAAGCCGAAGATGATTAAAAAACAAAGCTTTTTACTCAAGTGTATGTTTCATAAGTTTGTTTAAGAATTCTTAATCATGTATTCAAAGAATGAAGTAAAGAATTCCCAAATTATAACCAATCCATTTCGAACGACATTGACCTAATAATTTTTCGAACTTAATAAGACTCGTactgttaaaaaaataaatctataaaTAGGTAACAATAATCTAAATAGTACTCAAATGTCATTGGCAAAGTCActaattttaagaaaaaaaatttgagaataagaaaataagttgaattgaatttttagccTTTGAATTTGGTGTCAAAGTTTAAACATTTTCCCATGAAAAAGAACTTAGCTTTCCAaatcaataatcaaattaattagcaaaaaaaataaatcccaaattaaaacaagcagcataaaattatcaaatttcaaaattttttgaaaaaataaaacattataatgACCTTTTTGTGCTTCTTTTCccaatttcatttaaataaaagaaaaaagaaacaaggaaCATAACAAGAAAGAATCTTGCCGCAAGCTGCGTACTGTAAAACCCTCTCAACTCTCCGTCGGTCTCTCCACGCCGCCTAAAGAAGGCTGCTTTCTGTCTTTCGGACCCGAAGCTCTTAAACCCGGTTTGactctctcctttttctctctctacgtTTCTTAGAAATTACTAACAAAGCTGAAGATTACTGTCTTAGTCTCGCTCTCGGATTGCTTTGTATTTGTTTCATGAATGCTTTTTGCCTGCAAAAGAATTTGCAAATTAACTACATTCTCTGTCTCTGCTTAAACTTGGGTTCTTCAATTTGCTGCTCTGCTTGTACCTTAATTGTCTATTGAAATTACTTTCAAATTTCTAAGCTATTTTCATCCTTGGTTGGGATTTTGATAGTGTGATACAGGGTTCACTGAAAgcagggtttttttttatttatttaatgaagTGGTTTCATCATTTTAGGGTATATTGATGGATATTTGGGATGTGAAGAATAAGACTTAATGATGCTATGCAATCAGTATCTTGCTGGTTGAAATAGCTTGATGCAATAAGCAATCTAGATATGGATATGTGTGGGAATGTATCAGTAAAGTGCTCTTGCCACTTATCGCTGCATTTTAAGTAATAAAGCTAGTCCTTTGGaggttttttcattttggaaGCTTAGGCTTACTGCTTGAATCAGCTTTTATAATGATTATCACAAAATAATGGACATAAAAAGGAAGTAATTTTAAATGGTTGGCAATGCCCAATctctttcatttgtttttttttttcttatatcaGTCCAAACAACTTAAGCTTGATGCTTTATTCATGTTTATTCCATTGCCAGGTTTCCTGGCcaagaacaaaagaagaaaagggagATATGGAGGATAAGCTCATGAACTCTGTACACTCCACCGTTTTTAAAGAGTCAGATTCCCTTGAGGGGAAGTGTACTAAAATTGAGGGTTATGACTTCAATCAGGGTGTAAACTACTCCCAGCTTCTCAAGTCCATGCTTTCCACTGGATTTCAAGCTTCCAATCTTGGAGAAGCTATGGAAATTGTCAATGAGATGGTTAGTTTCATTTATTtagatttctttttctttttttttttctcatactGTTTTGGATGCTGTgtttgtgtttctttttctactaCTTGGTTGTTGCTAGCTTATTCTATATACACATTTTCAATCCAATTGAAGCTAGACTGGAGGCTTGCTGATGAGGCTATAACTGAGGACTGCAGTGAGGAGAAGGATCCTGCCTACAGAGAATCTGTCAGATGCAAGGTCTTTTTGGGTTTTACATCAAATCTTATTTCATCTGGTCTTCGAGATACTGTTCGTTATCTTACTGAGCATCACATGGTGAGTTGCTAATCAAACCTGAGAATCTGACTTCTTTTGTGTAGAATTGAGATgagatgaaatgaaaaatgtaatGAGATAAAAAGTAGTAGACTGTCTACAATCCTCTGAATCTTGCCCACAGCAGGAACCtaagaaggagaaaaagaagaaaataagggAAAGGAATCTGAAATAGTTAAATGctgtaaataattaaaatcaattttatcttTGGCCTTATTTTTCAAAAGGATTTCAAATCTGTCATCAGGTTCTTGATGTGGCTCTCTGGTGGCTCTCCACTCCATCTAAGAAGTGTTGCTGTTAAACTGACTGCAGGTTGATGTAATAGTTACTACAACTGGTGGCATAGAAGAAGATCTCATAAAGTGCCTTGCACCAACATATAAAGGTGATTTTTATCTACCTGGTGCTCAGTTACGTTCAAGAGGATTGAATCGCATTGGTAACTTGTTGGTTCCTAATGACAACTACTGCAAATTTGAGGATTGGATCATTCCAATTTTTGATCAGATGTTGAAGGAACAACTTGAAGAGGTACTTCTACACACAAACACATGCAGACTATGTCATACCCTCTTGTTTGTCTGACAAATTTGAGCTCCAAATTGTGACATTGGATTTGGGCCCTTTTAGTTTTCACTAAATATCGAAAAGAAGATTAATTCTCGGGGTCTAATTTTTTGTGTATTGTCATTTTTTAgtaaagaatttgaagattGTAGATGAGGTCAAATCGAATA
Proteins encoded in this region:
- the LOC18585732 gene encoding uncharacterized protein LOC18585732 is translated as MGNWRYRPHRRFYRQDRAPKYPPSYHEPEPSVSEFWNDGVPLWEKKFCTLVGLVSWRKIVDAKKFMCYNENVLNWDDSAGEEAFQNAKKRYWAEINGLACDIPTPDPDVFIDQINWNPNIDPELIMDLEQEYFAAKDKDGKVVHENKTAMNLSSAPSEGCNANPYKVENPWECNNDIQGNSGLKDLVGWGQPVSKVDGSRNLNSNGNDPWDNGITQGNESGKHNSWGDYGSRDWNTGNNSWGHSCQGIGSGKDDGWGDFKRNSCRRNQQYKRLPNGDNSWDRSFVQHNGAAKDQGWGDYGRNSWGWKQWENKNIGSRKVDFRKNSSSGGAWHGGSRKRESSHQYISGYNSHRFQRDDNQTSHCWRNGKPTKRVSFALE
- the LOC18585734 gene encoding deoxyhypusine synthase; the encoded protein is MEDKLMNSVHSTVFKESDSLEGKCTKIEGYDFNQGVNYSQLLKSMLSTGFQASNLGEAMEIVNEMLDWRLADEAITEDCSEEKDPAYRESVRCKVFLGFTSNLISSGLRDTVRYLTEHHMVDVIVTTTGGIEEDLIKCLAPTYKGDFYLPGAQLRSRGLNRIGNLLVPNDNYCKFEDWIIPIFDQMLKEQLEENILWTPSKLIARLGREINNESSYLYWAYKNEIPVFCPGLTDGSLGDMLYFHSFRSPGLIIDVVQDIRAMNSEAVHASPRKTGMIILGGGLPKHHICNANMMRNGADYAVYINTAQEFDGSDSGARPDEAISWGKIRGSAKTVKVHCDATIAFPLLVAETFASRWKKSVNIKA
- the LOC18585733 gene encoding G-type lectin S-receptor-like serine/threonine-protein kinase CES101 — protein: MFSFKVLLLILACLWISDAATDTLSLGDKLNSSDHLVSKSGNVTLGFYKQEYDATWGDKGFGYYLALRYTEDTLNHPIWLANRDDPIADDSGVLIIDNTGLKITHAGGNPFLLFSLQSTAATNIKLVLEDSGNLILQDEDSNGPENRILWESFDYPTDTFLPGMKLGVSRGRNRSLTSWLTQSIPAPGAFTLEWNPVAGGLVVRLKDRVLWTTGESFENILPLDPLNMNYNFTNVSNVDEQYLYYTLLIGEYTPEDGRKNARLVLLDDGSLECESRLYLFNSGTCAGDITENGCVRWEGPKCRSNGDKYEKISIIPTHKNSINNTLLGNNSLSLNDCKDICWKDCGCLGVNEQMVLGCQFLSGPYIQGGLDATSYQIITRHRSKSKSWIWILISIAIALMITILLGILFYLRRRRRTRMEEEFLLDLMTSDRASDISELHTGNHGHNLNIYTAAFIMSATNCFSPENLLGKGGFGPVFKGTFPDGQEVAIKRLSRGSGQGLVEFKNELILIAKLQHTNLVRLLGFCVQGEEKMLVYEYMPNKSLDSFIFDESKRKLLDWNKRFSIIEGIAQGLLYLHKYSRLRIIHRDLKASNILLDENMNPKISDFGMARIYKTNEAQSNTNRIVGTYGYMSPEYAMDGIFSVKSDVYSFGVMVLEVVSGRKNTSTFHFDRPLNLVGYAWELWKHGAALELVNPTLSDSCSKPQVLRCITLGLLCVEDSPLDRPTMSDVISMLTGEMQLPLPKNPAFSTGRRIIETNVEEKEFENYSLNGLSMSVMDPR
- the LOC18585731 gene encoding pentatricopeptide repeat-containing protein At1g30610, chloroplastic, which encodes MTMWSAQMGVFSFEKNGICTSVSSQKPFPPSGFLNCWRPTCGVASKNSSKKKWSFALRVVDSGGGILEKELDFKPSFDEYLKTMESVREKKQSLKSNRGNSIEKSNRGKSKDDSRRKFGEEEKVSKVVEHNEVKMKSKEATRTRSRKALLVKGEDDDLKAETDEYKNFEGSNDVVEKPQVSRIKMEGRITKLANLGKYDSKSKSDEGDVRLMKFGEFSEEVKMSKIVKWNGVNTMNEGARRTRSRKAFLEEDEDDDLRMERSAFKNFEESNDVFDKPRASKMEMEERVQRLAKSLNGADIDMPEWMFSKMMRSAKIKFTDYCILRVIQALGKLGNWRRVLQVIEWLQMRERFKSYRLRHIYTTALDVLGKARRPVEALNIFHSMQQQMASYPDIVAYHSIAVTLGQAGHMRELFHVIDSMRSPPKKKFKTGLIGKWDPRLEPDIVVYNAVLNACARRKQWEGAFWVLQQLKQQHLQPSATTYGLVMEVMFACGKYNLVHEFFRKIEKSSMPNALTYRVLVNTLWKEGKIDDAVLAVQGMEKRGIVGSAALYYDLARCLCSSGRCQEALMQIEKICKVASKPLVVTYTGLIQACLDSGNIQNGAYIFNEMQNFCSPNLVTCNIMLKAYLDHILFDQAKDLFQKMLEDANQISSKSDYLHRVIPDSYTFNIMLDACVQQKRWDEFERVYRKMLHHEFHFNAKRHLHMILDAARAGKGELIETTWEHMARADRTPPLPLIKERFCMKLEKNDYISALSCITIHPLRELQAFSKSAWSNFFKDNASRFRKDIIVGLVDEVENILGRSDSPNPILHNLLTSSKEFLRTHWTSADANLTQTVCTVESTKPF